The Xenopus tropicalis strain Nigerian chromosome 7, UCB_Xtro_10.0, whole genome shotgun sequence genome includes a region encoding these proteins:
- the LOC496746 gene encoding uncharacterized protein LOC496746 precursor (The RefSeq protein has 2 substitutions compared to this genomic sequence), with product MPIWVLLFLGVVAASPLVDDKIIGEYECAPHSQKWQVYFTYKGYPWCGGSLISSRWIISAASCNQSPKYLIAHLGKHDITREEGTEQHIQVEKTFPHNRYLGLSDSNNIMLVKLAEPAQFNQFVQPIKVASSCPREGKVCQVSGFGNLNSYAEKYPDRLQCLDLPILPESSCDAYFSPKKMHTNLMCAGFAQDDKDSCQGDAGGPLICKGELYGIILWGNECSGRGIPGVYLKVCNFTNWMQNIINNN from the exons ATGCCTATTTGGGTATTGCTGTTCCTGGGAGTTGTAG CTGCCTCTCCTTTGGTTGATGATAAAATTATCGGGGAATATGAATGTGCCCCTCACTCCCAAAAATGGCAGGTTTATTTCACCTATAAAGGATATCCCTGGTGTGGAGGGTCCTTAATCTCATCGAGGTGGATCATTTCTGCCGCCAGTTGCAACCAGTC ACCCAAGTACTTGATCGCTCACCTTGGAAAGCATGATATTACCAGGGAAGAAGGAACAGAACAACATATCCAGGTTGAGAAAACCTTTCCACATAACAGATACCTGGGCCTTTCTGATAGCAATAATATCATGTTGGTTAAACTTGCTGAGCCAGCTCAATTTAATCAGTTTGTTCAGCCCATCAAAGTTGCAAGCAGCTGCCCAAGAGAGGGGAAAGTTTGTCAGGTGTCTGGCTTCGGAAATCTGAATTCATATGCTG AGAAGTACCCTGATAGACTGCAGTGTCTGGATTTACCTATTCTGCCTGAATCCAGCTGTGACTCTTACTTCAGTCccaaaaaaatgcatacaaattTAATGTGTGCTGGCTTTGCACAAGACGACAAGGACTCCTGCCAG GGTGATGCCGGAGGGCCTCTCATTTGTAAGGGAGAGCTCTACGGAATAATATTGTGGGGAAATGGCTGCTCGGGAAGAGGTATTCCAGGAGTGTACCTTAAAGTCTGTAACTTTACCAACTGGATGCAGAATATTATTAACAACAACTGA
- the prss3 gene encoding serine protease 3 precursor (The RefSeq protein has 7 substitutions compared to this genomic sequence) produces the protein MIPFWAMMFLAVAAAGPLDDSRIVGGYECAPHSKPWQVHLNYKGSFFCGGSLIAPRWIVSAAHCYLLPKYVVAHIGMHDVSKAEGTVQIIQVEKSFQHYKYNSSNIDNDIMLIKLAEPAQFNHHVQPIPLAHSCPMKGTRCVVSGYGNMRPGFFGEFPDRLQCLDLPVLPEDSCKSSYGDDITNNMFCAGFQEGGKDSCQGDSGGPLVCDGELFGVVSWGHECAKKGYPGVYTKVCHYIDWVNDIMEDH, from the exons ATGATTCCATTCTGGGCTATGATGTTCCTAGCAGTTGCAG CTGCTGGTCCCCTGGATGATTCCCGGATTGTTGGCGGATACGAGTGCGCCCCTCATTCCAAGCCTTGGCAGGTGCACTTGAACTACAAAGGGAGCTTCTTTTGTGGGGGGTCATTAATTGCGCCAAGGTGGATTGTTTCTGCTGCCCACTGCTACTTGCT ACCCAAGTACGTGGTGGCTCACATTGGCATGCACGATGTTTCCAAGGCAGAAGGAACCGTACAGATAATCCAGGTGGAGAAATCCTTTCAGCACTATAAATACAACAGCAGCAGCATTGACAATGACATTATGTTGATTAAATTAGCAGAACCAGCTCAGTTCAATCACTATGTTCAACCCATCCCATTGGCACATAGCTGCCCAATAAAAGGAACTACGTGCGTTGTGTCTGGCTATGGGAATATGCGTCCAGGTTTCTTTG GAGAGTTCCCTGACAGATTGCAATGTTTGGATCTGCCTGTTCTGCCTGAAGACAGCTGCAAATCTTCCTATGGTGATGATATTACTAACAACATGTTCTGTGCCGGCTTCCAGGAAGGTGGCAAAGATTCCTGCCAG GGAGACTCTGGTGGGCCACTGGTTTGTGATGGAGAACTCTTCGGGGTGGTATCATGGGGATATGGCTGCGCCACGAAAGGATATCCAGGAGTGTACACTAAAGTCTGTCATTATATAGACTGGGTGAATGACATTATGGAGGACCACTAA
- the MGC147172 gene encoding uncharacterized protein LOC780305 isoform X1, translated as MPMQMPDQENTSLSTQTPISMQIPTFGSPTLPSSGPAPMPTLEIACIPTQGPAILPVQGPDSLSTQLPASVPMQVPVSKVTQVPTFMSLQTQTNVATQIFKSVLEQVSGQLTTNLLTQTPPSLPMPLPYQVTTSTTTEEPTSLKMPAEVPTSGNVETLMQVPVPSHKPYSVPHQVSTSVPPSCQESMSIIVEPVTSLHLQVPAEEPTSRNMYVPSQVPVPSQADNIVITQEPTSVHLQESTYGSTEAPVLMATSSPVQMSKSVQVTEPTPVVTQQPISVHVQTAKSQNCMQKPLGVTQMPVRLQSVPPVVTQPYPQATTGSMGNVQNTFPGTSWKQKPYVPVSWTTDFFNCFADLKTCLLGTVCPCIMPCYLSKLFNETCFLGFLPGAMCSMRTGIRERHKIQGSLLQDYGAICCCPLCATCQVAREIKNRKRLPSGNPTPNYYAHFYPYQQSHWG; from the exons ATGCCTATGCAGATGCCTGACCAGGAAAATACATCTCTGTCGACACAGACTCCTATATCTATGCAGATACCTACATTTGGGTCACCCACTTTGCCCTCTTCAGGGCCTGCCCCTATGCCCACCCTAGAAATTGCCTGTATACCCACTCAAGGGCCCGCCATTCTGCCAGTGCAGGGGCCCGATTCATTGTCAACACAGCTGCCTGCATCTGTACCCATGCAGGTTCCTGTATCTAAAGTGACTCAAGTGCCAACATTCATGTCCTTGCAGACACAAACAAATGTGGCCACGCAGATATTCAAATCTGTGCTAGAGCAGGTATCTGGTCAGTTAACTACAAATCTTCTTACTCAGACACCGCCATCTCTCCCCATGCCTTTGCCTTATCAGGTAACTACATCAACAACTACAGAGGAACCTACATCCTTGAAGATGCCTGCAGAAGTGCCTACATCTGGGAATGTGGAAACATTAATGCAGGTCCCTGTACCCTCTCACAAACCTTACTCTGTGCCCCATCAGGTCTCTACCTCTGTGCCACCATCTTGTCAGGAAAGCATGTCTATTATTGTGGAGCCAGTTACTTCTCTTCACTTGCAAGTACCTGCTGAGGAGCCTACATCTAGGAACATGTATGTACCCTCGCAGGTCCCTGTGCCTTCACAGGCCGACAACATTGTAATCACACAGGAACCTACATCTGTGCACTTGCAAGAATCTACGTATGGGTCCACAGAAGCACCTGTTCTGATGGCTACATCTTCGCCTGTGCAAATGTCTAAATCTGTGCAGGTAACCGAGCCTACACCTGTTGTGACACAGCAGCCTATATCTGTGCATGTACAGACGGCGAAATCACAAAACTGTATGCAAAAACCATTAGGAGTTACACAGATGCCAGTGCGCCTTCAGTCAGTACCTCCAG TGGTTACGCAGCCGTATCCTCAAGCCACAACTGGCAGTATGGGTAACGTACAGAACACTTTCCCTGGGACTAGCTGGAAGCAGAAGCCATATGTTCCTGTTTCATGGACTACTgacttttttaattgttttgctgATCTTAAGACAT GCTTGCTGGGGACAGTCTGTCCGTGTATAATGCCCTGCTACCTCTCTAAACTCTTTAATGAGACTTGCTTTCTTGGATTCTTACCGGGGGCCATGTGTTCTATGCGAACTGGAATACGTGAGCGCCACAAAATTCAA GGTTCCCTCCTGCAAGATTACGGTGCCATCTGCTGCTGCCCTCTTTGTGCAACCTGCCAAGTGGCTCGGGAGATAAAAAACCGCAAAAGGTTACCCTCTGGAAACCCCACGCCAAATTATTACGCCCATTTTTACCCATATCAACAAAGCCACTGGGGATAA